A DNA window from Rubripirellula tenax contains the following coding sequences:
- a CDS encoding peroxiredoxin family protein, with product MPALVPPMPIRYLFVLFLTFLCFVHLQTSVAAEGHVSVDPSSPNHEDKDEVDPGHSFHGDAFNEGPRQAATIIAGIPKIQFSTSTPSGTAQSFFEQGVGQLHGFWYLEAERSFRQAVAEDPTMAIAYWGMAMANVNNPSRARGMIDEAVKLRGKKTTRREKMYIEALDRWIEPNANEGETLSKDAKKDAKRKRTERYLADLEDILHEHPDDIEAKAFLVLALWLGDRDGVKLHSRYAVEALLEQIFEVDPMHPAHHYRIHLWDSKRPQNALVSAAKCGSSGPGIAHMWHMPGHIYSKLKRYNDAAWQQEASARVDHAHMIDKRLMPDQIHNFAHNNEWLVRNLLFVGRVNDALDLSRNLISLPRHPKYNTLEKGGSHKFGRQRLIQTLTQYGLWDELLREAGGDFLTPGDDAAAQEEWMSWLAVAHFKARLGKPAEGARTLRSLQRRRLALQGQLIDLAEPEPALDKDASDTETKSPPSRDKIRKHIDELRKLIARVSAAAASRRKDVDAFKKHAKVAKLDPVMESQWLARAGNLDEAIGRTRKAVKDHPGEVRPLAALVDLLWEKGNREDAKKSFTNLRSVAAVADIDTPMLARLRPVARAADVQGDWRIVGEPAKDLGERPPLDQLGPFRWQPYRAEPWGAKASDGTLVAGDEYDGKPRIIVFYLGFGCLHCMEQLHAMTPKMKEFEDMGIEVVAISTESVDELKTGLENFEKEIPFPLLSDEKQHVFRSFGCYDDFEKQPLHGTFLIDPAGNVRWQDIGYEPFMDIEFLINESKRLLER from the coding sequence GTGCCCGCCTTGGTTCCACCGATGCCGATTCGATACCTGTTCGTCCTGTTTCTGACGTTCCTTTGCTTTGTCCATTTACAAACCTCGGTCGCCGCCGAAGGCCACGTTTCTGTCGATCCGTCGTCGCCCAACCACGAAGACAAAGACGAAGTCGATCCAGGCCACAGTTTCCACGGCGACGCGTTCAACGAAGGCCCCCGGCAAGCCGCAACGATCATCGCCGGCATCCCCAAAATTCAGTTTTCGACATCTACCCCGTCAGGCACGGCACAATCGTTCTTCGAACAAGGCGTCGGCCAACTGCACGGGTTTTGGTACCTAGAAGCGGAACGTTCTTTTCGCCAAGCCGTCGCCGAAGATCCAACGATGGCAATCGCTTACTGGGGCATGGCAATGGCAAACGTCAACAATCCATCGCGTGCCCGCGGCATGATTGACGAAGCAGTGAAGCTTCGCGGTAAGAAAACGACGCGGCGTGAAAAAATGTATATCGAAGCCCTCGACCGATGGATCGAACCGAACGCCAACGAGGGCGAGACGCTTTCCAAAGACGCGAAAAAGGATGCCAAGCGTAAACGCACCGAGCGATACTTGGCCGACTTGGAAGACATCCTGCACGAGCATCCCGACGACATCGAAGCGAAAGCCTTTTTGGTTTTGGCCCTTTGGTTGGGCGATCGAGACGGCGTCAAACTGCACAGCCGATACGCCGTCGAAGCTTTGCTGGAGCAGATCTTTGAAGTCGATCCGATGCATCCCGCGCATCACTACCGCATCCATTTGTGGGACTCAAAACGCCCACAGAACGCATTGGTTTCGGCGGCCAAGTGCGGGTCGTCCGGCCCCGGCATCGCCCATATGTGGCACATGCCCGGACACATCTATTCCAAGTTGAAACGGTACAACGATGCGGCTTGGCAACAAGAAGCTTCGGCACGAGTCGATCATGCTCACATGATTGATAAGCGTTTGATGCCCGATCAAATCCATAACTTTGCTCACAACAACGAGTGGCTGGTTCGGAATCTCCTGTTCGTGGGCCGAGTCAACGATGCCTTGGACCTGTCTCGCAACTTGATTTCGCTACCGAGACACCCTAAGTACAACACGCTCGAGAAAGGTGGCAGTCATAAGTTCGGCCGACAACGATTGATCCAGACGCTGACCCAATATGGTTTGTGGGACGAGCTGTTGCGGGAAGCAGGCGGCGACTTTTTGACACCGGGCGATGACGCTGCGGCTCAGGAGGAATGGATGAGCTGGTTGGCGGTCGCTCACTTCAAAGCCCGACTCGGAAAGCCAGCCGAGGGTGCTCGGACGCTACGATCGTTACAGCGACGGCGACTCGCCCTTCAAGGGCAACTGATCGACTTGGCGGAACCCGAACCGGCATTGGACAAGGACGCGAGCGACACCGAAACAAAGTCGCCGCCTTCGCGAGACAAAATCCGGAAGCACATCGACGAACTGCGCAAGCTGATTGCCCGTGTCTCGGCTGCCGCAGCGAGTCGGCGCAAGGACGTGGATGCGTTCAAGAAACACGCGAAAGTTGCAAAGCTGGATCCGGTCATGGAGTCCCAGTGGCTTGCGCGAGCGGGAAATCTGGACGAAGCGATCGGTCGAACTCGCAAAGCCGTCAAAGATCATCCGGGCGAAGTGCGTCCCTTGGCGGCGCTGGTCGATCTGTTGTGGGAAAAGGGCAATCGCGAGGACGCGAAGAAGTCGTTTACCAACCTTCGAAGCGTTGCCGCCGTTGCGGACATCGACACACCGATGCTGGCCCGGCTTCGTCCGGTCGCTCGAGCAGCGGACGTTCAGGGAGACTGGCGGATCGTCGGTGAACCGGCCAAGGATTTGGGCGAGCGACCGCCACTGGATCAGTTGGGTCCGTTCCGCTGGCAACCCTATCGCGCCGAACCGTGGGGAGCCAAAGCGAGCGACGGGACCTTGGTCGCGGGCGATGAGTACGACGGCAAACCTCGCATCATCGTGTTCTATCTCGGTTTCGGATGCTTGCACTGCATGGAACAACTGCACGCAATGACGCCGAAAATGAAAGAATTCGAAGACATGGGAATCGAAGTCGTCGCGATCAGCACCGAATCGGTCGACGAACTGAAAACGGGACTCGAAAACTTCGAGAAAGAAATCCCGTTCCCACTGCTATCAGACGAAAAGCAACATGTTTTTCGGTCGTTCGGCTGCTACGACGATTTCGAGAAGCAACCACTGCACGGCACGTTCTTGATTGATCCGGCCGGCAACGTACGCTGGCAAGACATCGGTTATGAACCGTTCATGGATATCGAATTTTTGATCAACGAATCCAAACGTTTGCTGGAACGATAA
- a CDS encoding DNA gyrase/topoisomerase IV subunit B: MSTTAAKRYDADDITVLEGLEPVRKRPGMYIGGVGMQGLHHLIWEVVDNSVDEAMNGHATEITVTLHNDGRTVTVSDNGRGIPVDRNTKTKKSALETVLTVLHAGGKFDEGNYKTAGGLHGVGASVVNALSKELVAVIKRDGAQYRMAFAKGQPTSKLQKLKGAVRGTGTTITFTPDPTIFPKTDFDTALIRLRLETASFLHRGVKVTYVDESAKTKNTFHHENGIVDYLGKVLKERNARPIHELPFTLRKDDSEARVEVAVQWTESTDEHLRSYVNGIPTGSGGTHENGFRSGLNKAVRNYIDTHSLTPRGVKIATEDIREGMVGILSVFISEPQFQGQTKDKLNNPETQTTVENTVRPAMEQWMNNNRSVADSVIARIIAAARAREASRAASNAISRKGGSKRTMLPGKLSDCVSGGKGDSELFIVEGDSAGGSAKQGRDRNHQAILPLRGKVLNTESATLKKILENKEIQDLVAALGCGIGPNMDLSQLRYDRVVLLADADSDGHHITTLLLTFFYRHMPSLIAAGRLYIAVPPLYRIDIGKETYWAADEPDRERIIADHGGRSKPEITRFKGLGEMMPKTLWETTLNPKTRRMVKVEIDDHLETDRVISDLMGRDASARFRFIMERAEDAEAIDV; this comes from the coding sequence ATGTCCACTACCGCAGCGAAACGATACGACGCCGACGATATCACCGTCCTCGAAGGACTCGAGCCCGTTCGCAAACGCCCGGGTATGTACATCGGGGGCGTCGGGATGCAGGGGCTGCATCACTTGATTTGGGAAGTCGTCGACAACAGCGTCGACGAAGCGATGAACGGTCATGCGACCGAGATCACCGTGACGCTTCACAATGACGGACGGACCGTCACGGTCTCGGACAATGGTCGCGGCATTCCGGTCGACCGAAACACCAAGACAAAAAAATCGGCGCTCGAAACCGTGCTGACGGTCCTGCACGCGGGCGGAAAGTTCGACGAAGGCAACTACAAAACGGCCGGCGGTTTGCACGGCGTCGGTGCGTCGGTGGTCAATGCGCTATCCAAAGAGTTGGTCGCGGTCATCAAACGCGACGGTGCTCAGTACCGGATGGCGTTTGCCAAAGGTCAACCGACAAGCAAACTACAAAAACTCAAGGGTGCCGTTCGTGGTACCGGCACCACCATCACGTTCACACCCGACCCGACGATCTTCCCGAAAACCGATTTCGACACCGCTCTAATACGATTGCGATTGGAAACGGCAAGCTTTCTGCACCGTGGCGTGAAAGTCACTTACGTGGACGAGTCCGCCAAGACCAAAAACACGTTCCATCACGAAAACGGCATCGTTGACTATTTGGGCAAAGTGTTGAAGGAACGAAACGCCCGACCGATCCACGAACTGCCCTTCACCCTTCGCAAAGACGATTCCGAAGCACGCGTCGAAGTCGCCGTGCAGTGGACCGAGTCGACGGACGAACACCTGCGCAGCTATGTCAACGGGATTCCCACCGGAAGCGGCGGGACGCACGAAAACGGCTTTCGAAGCGGACTCAATAAAGCCGTTCGCAACTACATCGACACGCATTCGTTGACGCCGCGCGGTGTCAAAATCGCAACCGAGGACATTCGCGAAGGCATGGTCGGCATCTTGTCGGTGTTCATTTCGGAACCCCAATTTCAAGGGCAAACGAAAGACAAACTGAACAACCCCGAAACGCAAACAACCGTCGAAAACACGGTTCGTCCCGCGATGGAACAGTGGATGAACAACAACCGCAGCGTCGCCGATTCGGTGATCGCACGGATCATCGCCGCGGCACGAGCCCGTGAAGCATCGCGAGCGGCATCCAATGCGATCTCTCGCAAAGGCGGCAGCAAGCGAACGATGTTGCCGGGCAAGTTGTCGGACTGTGTCTCGGGCGGTAAAGGCGATTCAGAGCTATTCATCGTCGAAGGTGACTCGGCCGGTGGCAGCGCCAAACAAGGCCGTGATCGGAACCATCAAGCGATCCTGCCTCTGCGCGGGAAAGTGCTCAATACCGAGAGCGCGACGCTGAAGAAAATTCTTGAAAACAAAGAAATTCAAGACCTTGTTGCCGCACTTGGGTGTGGCATCGGTCCCAACATGGATTTGTCGCAGTTGCGATACGATCGAGTCGTCCTGTTGGCCGATGCCGATAGCGACGGACACCACATCACGACGTTGCTGTTGACTTTCTTTTATCGCCACATGCCGTCGTTGATCGCGGCCGGTCGTTTATACATCGCCGTCCCGCCGCTGTACCGAATCGACATCGGCAAAGAAACCTATTGGGCGGCCGACGAACCCGACCGCGAACGGATCATTGCCGACCACGGCGGCCGATCGAAGCCCGAAATCACACGATTCAAAGGTCTCGGCGAGATGATGCCCAAGACGTTGTGGGAAACGACGCTCAATCCAAAGACTCGGCGAATGGTCAAGGTCGAAATCGATGACCACTTGGAAACGGACCGCGTGATCAGCGATCTGATGGGACGCGACGCATCCGCTCGTTTCCGTTTCATCATGGAACGCGCCGAAGACGCCGAAGCGATCGACGTGTAG
- a CDS encoding DNA gyrase/topoisomerase IV subunit A yields the protein MAKRRSRNSKGSKKSNDSLFDAVGENLVGVPLRQAAQEKYLNYSLSVITSRALPDVRDGLKPVQRRILYTMDGQNLSATSKHVKCAKVVGDVMGRFHPHGDSSIYEAMVRMAQSFSLRMPLVDGSGNFGSVDGDNAAAMRYTECRMSPIAAEVLADLATRTVAFKPNYDGSREEPVVLPSRMPNLLVNGSTGIAVGMATNIPPHNLREVCNALLKLLRDPEVKDYQLVANDAVQGPDFPTGGQITNTKDELREIYATGTGTVKLRGTVKLVKIDGNRVLQIDSIPFGVNKALMVERIAEIIYSGKLPLVTEVRDLSTEDIRVDLVLRKDADENKVLAYLYKHTQLQNNFNVNLTCLVPTENPEVGAPNRLSLKEILWHFLHFRLDVVTKRLENELRALERRIHILNGFALIFDALDEIIRIIRKSDGKADAAAKIMKRFPADAKGGGLDEEQTDAILELRLYRLARLEINMILDELKNKNKRASEIRKLLAEDTADTNASGRWQIVRGEIEKLIEDFGKSEAGKRRSTIDTVEEEEYTAEDFIVAEECHILVTTDGWVKRQKQIADPSKSRLRQGDTVLGCVAGSTRETIGFFSSLGVCYTARMIDIPASTGFGEPIQKLFKLKDGEKIVATMSFDPRVIGDISEDPKKPDLCPVTHALAATSNGFALRFGLQSFAEPSTRSGRRYARVAGAAKVIDVAAIHGSETILAVSRECRAMVCPAEEINYLSGPGKGVTLIRLAADDQLLGFKASTGDRDLMTVVTNRGAKKTISTAKYRITSRGGRGNEIQKNGKIDLILSLPPGAPPILEEE from the coding sequence GTGGCAAAGCGTCGTTCGCGAAATTCAAAAGGCTCCAAAAAGTCCAACGATTCACTCTTCGACGCCGTCGGCGAGAATTTGGTCGGTGTACCCCTGCGCCAAGCGGCCCAGGAGAAGTATCTCAACTATTCGTTGTCGGTCATCACCAGCCGTGCGTTGCCGGACGTGCGGGACGGGCTGAAACCCGTCCAGCGACGGATTCTGTACACGATGGACGGCCAGAATCTGTCCGCGACCAGCAAGCACGTCAAATGTGCCAAGGTCGTCGGTGACGTCATGGGTCGCTTTCACCCGCACGGTGACAGTTCGATCTATGAAGCGATGGTCCGGATGGCCCAGTCGTTCAGTTTGCGAATGCCCCTGGTCGACGGCAGCGGCAACTTCGGCAGCGTCGACGGTGACAACGCCGCCGCGATGCGATACACCGAATGCCGGATGTCACCGATCGCCGCCGAAGTGCTGGCCGACTTGGCAACCCGCACGGTCGCATTCAAACCCAACTACGACGGCAGCCGCGAAGAACCGGTCGTCTTACCCAGTCGGATGCCCAACCTGCTGGTCAACGGTTCCACCGGGATCGCCGTCGGTATGGCGACGAACATCCCGCCGCACAACTTGCGCGAGGTCTGCAACGCGCTGTTGAAGTTGTTGCGAGATCCGGAAGTCAAAGACTATCAATTGGTCGCCAATGATGCGGTCCAGGGTCCGGACTTTCCCACCGGCGGCCAAATCACAAACACCAAAGACGAACTTCGCGAGATCTACGCGACCGGCACGGGCACGGTCAAACTGCGCGGCACCGTCAAGTTGGTCAAGATCGACGGCAATCGAGTCCTGCAAATCGATTCCATCCCGTTTGGCGTCAACAAAGCGTTGATGGTCGAACGGATCGCCGAAATCATCTACAGCGGAAAGCTGCCGTTGGTAACGGAAGTTCGTGACCTTTCGACCGAAGACATTCGCGTCGACTTGGTGCTAAGAAAAGACGCCGACGAAAACAAAGTACTCGCCTATCTGTACAAGCACACGCAACTGCAGAACAATTTCAACGTCAACTTGACGTGTTTGGTGCCGACGGAAAATCCCGAAGTCGGCGCGCCCAACCGTTTGAGTTTGAAAGAGATCCTCTGGCACTTCTTGCACTTCCGATTGGACGTCGTCACCAAGCGATTGGAAAATGAACTGCGAGCGCTGGAACGCCGCATTCATATCCTGAACGGCTTTGCGTTGATTTTCGATGCGCTTGATGAGATCATTCGCATCATTCGCAAAAGCGACGGAAAGGCCGACGCGGCAGCCAAAATCATGAAACGCTTCCCCGCCGATGCCAAAGGCGGCGGACTGGACGAAGAACAAACCGACGCGATCTTGGAATTGCGGCTGTACCGTTTGGCCCGTCTAGAGATCAATATGATCTTGGACGAGCTGAAGAACAAGAACAAACGGGCAAGCGAAATTCGCAAGCTGCTGGCCGAAGATACTGCCGACACAAATGCATCGGGGCGTTGGCAAATCGTTCGTGGTGAGATCGAAAAACTGATCGAAGACTTCGGGAAATCGGAAGCCGGCAAACGTCGATCAACGATCGACACGGTCGAAGAAGAAGAATACACCGCCGAAGACTTCATCGTCGCCGAAGAATGTCACATTCTGGTCACGACCGATGGCTGGGTGAAGCGTCAAAAACAAATCGCCGACCCGTCCAAAAGTCGGCTTCGACAAGGCGACACGGTGTTGGGATGTGTCGCCGGCAGCACGCGAGAAACGATCGGGTTCTTTTCATCGTTGGGCGTTTGCTACACGGCACGAATGATTGACATTCCCGCATCGACCGGGTTTGGCGAACCGATCCAAAAATTGTTCAAGTTGAAGGACGGCGAAAAAATCGTTGCCACAATGTCGTTCGATCCTCGTGTGATCGGTGACATTTCCGAAGATCCCAAGAAGCCCGACTTGTGCCCCGTGACTCACGCCTTGGCGGCAACATCGAACGGATTTGCGTTGCGGTTCGGACTGCAATCGTTTGCCGAACCTTCCACCCGCAGCGGACGCCGCTATGCCCGCGTTGCCGGCGCCGCCAAAGTGATCGACGTCGCCGCGATCCACGGCAGCGAAACGATCTTGGCGGTGTCGCGTGAATGTCGCGCGATGGTTTGCCCGGCCGAAGAAATCAACTATCTGTCGGGGCCCGGAAAAGGGGTCACGCTGATCCGCTTGGCGGCCGATGACCAACTGCTGGGGTTCAAGGCGTCCACGGGTGATCGCGATCTGATGACCGTCGTTACCAACCGTGGCGCAAAGAAAACCATCTCGACGGCCAAGTACCGAATCACGTCACGAGGCGGTCGAGGAAACGAAATCCAGAAGAACGGAAAGATCGACCTGATCCTGTCGCTGCCGCCCGGCGCACCACCCATCCTAGAAGAAGAATAG
- a CDS encoding DUF2946 family protein → MTSLVRPILSGMLCCAIVFGQAPVWMHVATCDEHSHADHALTESPDFSCCHHVHGGEESASLVQKGFPSGDSSDEHDSDNCPICQSLASPCGLAWPIQIPRVEGNSSKPVRLPAQSVLTSAFLLTADSRGPPVFA, encoded by the coding sequence ATGACTTCGCTAGTTCGACCCATTCTATCAGGCATGTTGTGCTGTGCTATTGTCTTCGGTCAGGCACCTGTGTGGATGCACGTGGCAACTTGCGATGAGCATTCACACGCGGATCATGCTTTAACCGAGTCTCCCGACTTCTCTTGTTGCCATCACGTCCACGGCGGTGAAGAGTCGGCGTCATTGGTTCAAAAAGGGTTTCCTTCGGGCGATTCGTCCGACGAACACGATTCGGATAACTGTCCGATATGTCAGTCGTTGGCAAGCCCATGTGGGCTTGCCTGGCCGATTCAGATTCCGCGTGTGGAAGGCAACTCGTCGAAGCCAGTACGCTTGCCCGCCCAATCGGTTCTGACGTCGGCTTTTCTTTTAACGGCGGATTCTCGCGGGCCGCCGGTCTTTGCCTAG
- a CDS encoding serine/threonine-protein kinase, with product MKHLAESNQWQLPGVIAMSNHFIDGPQLAEAVEKWRSEKGGSILDVLVNKKAITAPEKKLIEDLVAFYVNKNGGDELSCFSKLSREANDNVARAIASIKNSEPGNQTGASVATIDSSPGQSPPDMTLDATMESQVAPSTNRFQTLRPHARGGLGEVFVAHDRELNRHVALKRIRGSHADNVDSRNRFVFEAEITGSLEHPGIVPVYSLGHNSDGRPYYAMRFIRGQSLKEATSDFHKSQNTPTSSNTSLDFRDLIGRVIDICQAIEYAHCRGILHRDIKPDNVMIGRHGETLVVDWGLARKMDAVEENSTNLESLLKPRSGSDSSPTVMGAVVGTPQYMSPEQAEGRLDLLGPHSDVYSIGATLFYVLMGQSPIAGERVLDMLKNVRDGKIELPQTINPLVDPALHAICMKAMSVDIKQRYPRAADFSNDLQRWLADESVSAFPDTWMTSLGRWTRRNRGVVAVSSISTMLIIAGLAVSLWVTNAAKKRESVARENASQSFEAARSAVDKYFVRVSEASLLNQPGLQTLRVSLLKDALEYYQNFLEEHRDDEAVEADLARASFYSGNIQEELGDLDGATKRYEFSIGLQRNIIADSPDDRIAIDSLADTLTATSRLAQKQQKAERGAELNTEATQLRAELVKTDPDNAEYQRKLANSHMNTGLLMLAQRRFEEAASELHLSQQIRLPWLQGEQANTLRRDYAKALYNLGVLEATRNNVAAARQSFESAVVAFEHVVNEEPQDLNYQSMLATCYRLVGDSFASEANATLASRFYLKAIKSLGSLASRNPEVVGYQFGLAAVYMNLAELERTSDPKKAIASVTEAINIMNKMAPENLTPVQQLDQCVALRTRAELVQSSRPELFDRDSKQAESLLKPLLESQPDDPILLQESDQWKKLRSSQVF from the coding sequence ATGAAACACCTTGCGGAATCCAACCAGTGGCAGTTGCCCGGCGTCATCGCAATGAGCAATCATTTCATCGACGGGCCCCAGTTGGCCGAGGCTGTGGAGAAATGGCGTTCCGAGAAGGGAGGCAGCATTCTGGATGTGTTGGTCAACAAAAAAGCGATCACTGCCCCCGAAAAGAAGTTGATCGAAGATCTTGTCGCATTTTACGTCAACAAGAATGGTGGCGACGAATTATCGTGCTTCTCGAAACTTTCGAGGGAAGCAAACGACAACGTCGCCCGAGCCATCGCGTCGATTAAGAATAGCGAACCTGGCAACCAGACCGGCGCGTCTGTGGCAACGATCGACAGTTCACCGGGACAATCGCCACCCGACATGACATTGGACGCGACGATGGAAAGTCAGGTGGCGCCATCGACAAATCGTTTTCAAACACTTCGTCCACATGCTCGCGGAGGCTTGGGCGAAGTCTTCGTTGCCCACGATCGCGAATTGAACCGACACGTTGCGCTGAAACGAATACGTGGTTCGCACGCGGACAATGTTGACAGCCGAAACCGGTTCGTGTTCGAAGCCGAAATCACCGGTTCGCTGGAACACCCCGGCATCGTCCCCGTCTACTCGCTCGGCCACAACTCCGACGGTCGCCCGTATTATGCAATGCGATTTATTCGCGGACAAAGCTTGAAAGAGGCGACCAGTGACTTCCACAAGTCACAAAACACGCCGACATCCAGCAACACCTCGCTGGACTTCCGTGACCTGATCGGACGAGTGATCGATATCTGCCAAGCGATCGAGTACGCGCACTGTCGCGGAATTTTGCATCGCGATATCAAGCCGGACAACGTGATGATCGGCCGGCACGGCGAAACCCTGGTCGTCGATTGGGGCCTGGCCCGAAAGATGGATGCGGTCGAAGAAAACTCGACGAATCTCGAAAGCCTGTTGAAGCCTCGTTCGGGTTCGGATTCCTCGCCTACGGTCATGGGCGCGGTGGTCGGGACGCCCCAGTACATGAGTCCGGAACAAGCCGAAGGCCGACTGGATTTGCTAGGTCCGCACAGCGACGTCTACAGCATCGGTGCGACGTTGTTCTACGTGTTGATGGGCCAATCACCGATCGCCGGCGAACGCGTGCTGGACATGTTGAAGAATGTCAGAGACGGTAAAATCGAATTACCGCAAACAATCAATCCATTGGTCGATCCGGCGCTGCACGCGATTTGCATGAAGGCGATGTCGGTCGATATCAAGCAGCGATACCCTCGTGCCGCCGACTTTTCCAATGACCTTCAACGTTGGTTGGCGGACGAATCGGTTTCGGCTTTTCCAGATACGTGGATGACTTCGCTGGGTCGATGGACTCGGCGAAATCGTGGCGTCGTGGCCGTCTCGTCGATATCGACGATGCTAATCATTGCCGGCTTGGCCGTCAGCCTTTGGGTGACCAACGCGGCCAAGAAACGCGAGTCGGTTGCTCGTGAGAATGCGAGTCAGTCGTTCGAGGCGGCGCGATCGGCCGTCGACAAGTACTTTGTCCGCGTCAGTGAAGCGTCGCTATTGAATCAGCCCGGTTTGCAGACCCTACGAGTTTCGCTGCTGAAGGACGCGCTGGAATACTACCAAAACTTCTTGGAAGAACATCGCGATGACGAAGCGGTCGAAGCCGACCTGGCACGTGCGAGTTTCTACTCTGGAAACATCCAAGAAGAGTTGGGGGATCTGGACGGGGCAACAAAACGTTACGAGTTTTCGATCGGACTGCAGCGTAACATCATTGCGGATTCCCCGGATGACCGTATCGCAATCGACTCGCTCGCCGACACGCTGACGGCGACCAGCCGTTTGGCACAAAAGCAACAAAAAGCCGAACGTGGCGCCGAGTTGAACACAGAAGCAACTCAACTGCGCGCTGAATTGGTAAAGACGGATCCCGACAACGCGGAATACCAACGCAAGCTGGCCAACAGCCACATGAACACAGGCTTGTTAATGCTGGCCCAGCGTCGATTTGAGGAAGCGGCAAGTGAGTTGCACCTATCTCAACAAATTCGACTGCCGTGGCTCCAGGGCGAACAAGCCAATACGCTGCGCCGCGACTATGCCAAGGCCCTGTATAATTTGGGGGTTCTCGAAGCGACTCGCAACAATGTCGCCGCGGCAAGACAGTCGTTTGAATCTGCCGTTGTCGCGTTCGAGCATGTCGTCAACGAAGAACCGCAAGACTTGAATTATCAATCCATGCTGGCGACTTGCTATCGGTTGGTCGGCGACTCATTCGCAAGTGAGGCAAACGCAACCCTGGCTAGCCGGTTCTACTTAAAGGCGATCAAGTCACTCGGTTCACTGGCCAGCCGCAATCCGGAGGTCGTCGGATACCAGTTCGGCTTGGCCGCTGTTTACATGAATCTTGCCGAGTTAGAGCGGACATCGGATCCGAAAAAGGCTATTGCATCGGTGACCGAAGCAATCAACATCATGAACAAAATGGCTCCGGAAAATCTGACGCCCGTCCAGCAACTGGATCAATGCGTCGCACTGCGAACCCGAGCCGAGTTGGTGCAATCGTCGCGACCTGAACTTTTTGACCGCGACTCTAAACAAGCCGAAAGCTTGTTGAAGCCGCTGTTGGAATCGCAACCCGACGATCCGATTTTGTTGCAAGAATCTGACCAATGGAAGAAACTGCGATCGTCGCAAGTCTTTTAG